One segment of Fibrobacter sp. UWB10 DNA contains the following:
- a CDS encoding SPOR domain-containing protein, which yields MDSKISVLSILLALCCINSFAQTMADAQKAYVAGNWKEAAAAYEAACPKEPDSLRAECYLWNVLALSQMGSAQSFKIAGNRLDSLIKTTNPQRAIYSDLMMTSAQFRLYLGKYDKAAEDLIQAIETSHPHQAIVLQKVCKAVKAKVKSEDLDDRCNLLNNPDSIKAIRTASQAKAAPVAQPVTPEPAPKPAQPAPVVEQPKPAVQATAPAPAPAPAPAAQAPAQEYWTLQLGAFGTKSNADLLVSSLKKQKITCTIIEQPRGERTLYLVQTGKFETKDKAVDFAASKLAPLKIEYQPLLKR from the coding sequence ATGGATTCCAAAATCAGCGTACTTTCTATTCTACTTGCACTTTGCTGCATAAACTCATTCGCGCAGACGATGGCTGATGCGCAAAAGGCATACGTTGCCGGCAACTGGAAAGAAGCCGCCGCCGCATACGAAGCCGCCTGCCCCAAGGAACCGGATTCCCTGCGTGCAGAATGCTACTTGTGGAACGTACTCGCTCTTTCGCAAATGGGTAGCGCCCAGTCGTTCAAGATTGCAGGCAATCGCCTCGACAGTCTGATTAAGACTACGAACCCGCAAAGAGCGATTTATTCGGACTTGATGATGACGAGCGCCCAGTTCAGGCTCTACCTTGGCAAGTATGACAAGGCCGCCGAAGACTTGATTCAGGCAATCGAAACTTCGCACCCGCACCAAGCCATTGTACTGCAGAAGGTTTGCAAGGCCGTAAAGGCAAAAGTAAAGTCGGAAGACTTGGATGACCGCTGCAACTTGCTGAACAACCCGGATTCAATCAAGGCTATTCGCACTGCATCGCAGGCCAAAGCAGCTCCGGTTGCACAGCCCGTTACCCCTGAACCGGCACCGAAACCCGCCCAACCGGCTCCGGTGGTTGAACAACCTAAACCCGCTGTCCAGGCTACAGCCCCAGCACCCGCGCCGGCCCCCGCTCCTGCCGCCCAAGCCCCCGCTCAGGAATACTGGACCCTGCAGTTAGGCGCATTTGGAACAAAATCTAATGCTGATTTGTTGGTTTCGAGCCTGAAAAAGCAAAAAATCACCTGCACGATTATTGAGCAGCCACGCGGCGAAAGAACCCTCTATTTAGTCCAAACAGGCAAGTTTGAAACCAAGGATAAGGCGGTCGATTTCGCGGCAAGCAAGCTTGCCCCCCTAAAAATTGAATATCAACCCCTTTTGAAAAGGTAA
- the panD gene encoding aspartate 1-decarboxylase: MQLELLKSKIHRATVTDANLNYEGSITIARDLMDAANILPFEKVGVLDVNNGNRLDTYVIEGPAGSGVICLNGAAARLVQPGDLVIIVAYATMSEAEAKSWKPTVIHVNAKNEIV, translated from the coding sequence ATGCAGCTAGAATTACTCAAAAGCAAAATCCATCGCGCTACTGTAACCGACGCAAACCTCAATTATGAGGGTTCGATTACTATTGCTCGCGATTTGATGGATGCCGCAAATATTCTTCCTTTCGAAAAAGTCGGCGTTTTGGACGTTAATAACGGCAACCGCCTTGATACTTATGTGATTGAAGGCCCTGCCGGTTCTGGCGTGATTTGCTTGAACGGCGCAGCCGCAAGACTTGTTCAGCCGGGCGACCTTGTGATTATCGTTGCTTATGCAACCATGAGCGAAGCCGAAGCCAAGTCGTGGAAACCCACCGTTATCCACGTGAACGCCAAGAACGAAATCGTTTAA
- a CDS encoding SPFH domain-containing protein, protein MQTSILLTIIFAVVFFLAIIFVMSYIKAAPDEAIIVSGLRKLPKVIIGRAGLRIPFFERADHLSLQLIQIDVKTGSPVPTKDYINVSVDAVVTAKISDNPDRLKSSAQNFLNKKPEDIRAMIVDILEGNMREIVGRMQLVDLVGDRKQVSELVLENAIPDLEKLGIVVQTFNIQNFEDANGVIENLGVDKTSAIRKAAAISKANAERDISVAQSQAKKDANDAAVAAELEIAQKQNDLAVKKANLQKISDTEKAIADAAYEIQKQTQQKAINVAQAEAEVAKQEKEIEIRERMVMVTEKELKAQIEKKAEAERQAQIQRSEAELFQQQKDAEADRYKEEQRAKAIKQIADAEKEKAFAEAEATKAKAMAEAEATKAKGLAEAEAIKAQGLAEAEALNKKAEAMKLYGDAARQEMQLKTIERYFEQMPQIAAAIAKPMEKIGNITMYGEGNTAKLTGDITKTLTQVTNGLTDSLGIDLRTVLGSMFGAKLAGVTKPDNTQENNK, encoded by the coding sequence ATGCAAACAAGCATTCTTTTAACAATTATTTTTGCCGTGGTATTTTTCCTCGCCATCATCTTTGTGATGTCGTATATCAAGGCCGCACCAGACGAAGCCATTATCGTTTCAGGCCTTCGGAAGCTTCCGAAAGTCATTATCGGACGTGCGGGCCTTCGAATTCCCTTCTTTGAACGCGCCGACCACCTTTCTTTGCAGTTGATTCAAATTGACGTAAAGACAGGAAGCCCGGTTCCGACAAAGGATTACATCAACGTTTCTGTCGACGCTGTCGTGACTGCCAAGATTTCGGATAATCCCGACCGTCTCAAGTCTTCGGCTCAGAACTTCTTGAACAAGAAGCCCGAAGATATCCGCGCCATGATTGTAGATATCTTGGAAGGTAACATGCGCGAAATCGTAGGTCGCATGCAGCTGGTAGACCTTGTGGGAGACCGCAAGCAAGTTTCTGAACTCGTGCTCGAAAACGCTATTCCCGACTTGGAAAAATTGGGTATTGTGGTTCAGACTTTCAATATCCAGAATTTTGAAGATGCCAACGGCGTGATTGAAAATCTGGGTGTGGACAAGACCTCTGCCATTCGCAAGGCAGCCGCCATTTCTAAGGCCAATGCCGAAAGAGATATCAGCGTTGCTCAGTCCCAGGCCAAGAAAGACGCCAACGACGCTGCCGTGGCCGCCGAACTGGAAATCGCCCAAAAGCAGAACGACCTCGCCGTGAAAAAGGCCAATCTGCAGAAGATTTCGGATACAGAAAAGGCTATTGCCGACGCCGCTTACGAAATCCAGAAGCAGACCCAGCAAAAGGCAATCAACGTGGCCCAGGCCGAAGCAGAAGTCGCCAAGCAGGAAAAGGAAATTGAAATTCGCGAACGCATGGTGATGGTGACCGAAAAGGAACTGAAGGCTCAAATCGAAAAGAAAGCCGAAGCCGAACGCCAGGCCCAGATCCAGCGTTCTGAAGCGGAACTTTTCCAGCAACAGAAAGACGCAGAAGCCGACCGTTACAAGGAAGAACAGCGTGCCAAGGCTATTAAGCAGATAGCCGATGCAGAAAAGGAAAAAGCCTTCGCCGAAGCCGAAGCCACCAAGGCGAAAGCCATGGCCGAGGCAGAAGCCACGAAGGCAAAGGGTCTCGCCGAAGCAGAAGCTATCAAGGCACAAGGCCTTGCCGAGGCTGAAGCGCTGAACAAGAAGGCAGAAGCCATGAAGCTCTATGGTGATGCCGCTCGCCAAGAAATGCAGCTGAAGACTATCGAAAGATATTTCGAACAGATGCCGCAAATCGCAGCCGCTATTGCTAAGCCCATGGAAAAGATTGGAAACATCACCATGTACGGCGAAGGCAACACGGCAAAGCTCACAGGCGACATTACCAAGACTCTCACGCAGGTCACCAACGGCCTCACGGATTCTCTCGGTATCGACTTGCGCACAGTTCTTGGATCCATGTTTGGAGCAAAGCTTGCTGGCGTTACCAAGCCCGATAACACGCAGGAAAACAACAAATAA
- a CDS encoding LytR C-terminal domain-containing protein — translation MYQSISKAYRIISAILTVVTLLFIATAFLGCEEKPKKAQVVKVKRTYKGDVEVLNSCGMQGAAAKMRSYLRDNGFDIVSSRNDRLQNYDETVLVLRNPEWEGAKALAQALKTDNVLIVHSSRAVVDAAVYIGKDFNQIIEPEQGEE, via the coding sequence ATGTACCAAAGCATTTCTAAAGCATACCGCATTATTTCAGCCATCTTAACGGTGGTTACGCTGTTGTTTATTGCAACGGCATTTTTAGGTTGCGAAGAAAAGCCGAAAAAAGCCCAAGTTGTAAAGGTCAAACGAACCTACAAGGGCGATGTCGAGGTATTAAACAGTTGCGGAATGCAAGGCGCTGCAGCCAAGATGCGTTCTTACCTGCGCGACAACGGTTTCGATATCGTAAGTTCCAGGAACGACCGCTTGCAGAATTACGACGAGACTGTTCTCGTGCTTAGAAACCCCGAATGGGAAGGGGCCAAAGCTTTAGCTCAAGCGCTCAAGACCGACAACGTGCTTATCGTTCATAGTAGCCGCGCTGTTGTCGACGCCGCCGTCTACATAGGAAAAGACTTTAATCAAATCATTGAACCCGAACAGGGAGAAGAATAA
- the rsfS gene encoding ribosome silencing factor: MTTKITDLPESVNIGASILFELRAQNVQLIDLRGIKDVTDFFLVATCESEAQMQAILNELRKEFKANKLPSVGVEYKEGVRWAVFDAGLDLMVHLFEEEKRNEISLDRLYADGKIENLDENDFVKKTSKKKSSEDELV; this comes from the coding sequence ATGACAACAAAAATCACAGACCTGCCAGAGTCCGTAAATATCGGAGCCAGCATTCTTTTTGAACTGCGCGCCCAGAACGTCCAGTTGATTGACCTTCGCGGCATCAAGGACGTGACCGACTTTTTCCTTGTCGCCACCTGCGAAAGCGAAGCACAGATGCAGGCTATTCTGAACGAACTGCGTAAGGAATTCAAGGCAAACAAGCTCCCGTCCGTGGGCGTGGAATACAAGGAAGGCGTGCGCTGGGCTGTGTTCGACGCAGGCCTCGACCTGATGGTACACCTGTTCGAAGAAGAAAAGCGTAACGAAATTTCGCTGGACCGTCTGTATGCCGACGGCAAGATCGAAAATCTCGACGAAAATGACTTTGTGAAGAAGACCTCTAAGAAGAAGAGCAGTGAAGATGAACTCGTTTGA
- the argS gene encoding arginine--tRNA ligase, with product MNSFEQEIAEALAATGSFEKEAALKLISVPPDTTHGNFTIPCFSLAKVMRKAPKMIAEDLAAQVKLPAGLSKVEAVNGYLNFFIDRSFLAKSTLEEIAAKGLEYGHAASNGKVVCIDFSSPNIGKELAFHHLRSTMIGNSLSRIYKAAGYKVERINHLGDWGTAFGKLIVMYLREKRPTDDATLDSLTVKELNILYAAFSKASKEEPGLEDEARAAFTKLEQGDEFYRKLWTAFRAATLKELMRIYDMMGVGFDHYTGESFFEDKIPAILDELREKNLMVKSQDLDVVMLDEFDLNPCLIRKSDGSTLYATRDLAAACYRKKEYNFDKCLYVVDLGQALHFKQVFHVLKKMGREWYKDMYHIPFGVILQLVDGKWEKGKTRTGTASLLRDVIEAAQKKILEFIDAKNPELENKELIARQIGISALTFNDLKNSRLKDVRFDWDAVMSFEGDTGPYVQNAHVRLCSIMRKAGYTVNIADVDMAQLGDDAAYSLINILSKKGKKILDAVAGDEPSVLAQYALEIAEAAHKFIHEDRVLGSAEEKSRLFLVQATQIVLENVLDLLGLFPIRQM from the coding sequence ATGAACTCGTTTGAGCAAGAAATCGCAGAAGCGCTCGCCGCTACCGGTTCCTTCGAAAAGGAAGCCGCCCTCAAGCTTATCTCTGTGCCGCCTGACACCACGCACGGCAACTTTACCATTCCGTGTTTTTCGCTCGCCAAGGTGATGCGCAAGGCCCCGAAAATGATCGCCGAAGACTTGGCCGCCCAGGTGAAGCTTCCGGCAGGTCTTTCGAAGGTCGAAGCCGTGAACGGTTACCTGAACTTCTTTATCGACCGTAGCTTCTTAGCTAAGTCGACGCTCGAAGAAATCGCCGCCAAGGGCTTGGAATACGGCCATGCCGCATCGAACGGCAAAGTGGTCTGCATTGACTTTAGCTCCCCGAACATCGGTAAGGAACTCGCCTTCCATCACCTGCGTTCAACAATGATTGGAAACTCGCTTTCCCGCATTTACAAGGCCGCCGGTTACAAGGTGGAACGCATTAACCACCTGGGTGACTGGGGAACCGCTTTCGGCAAGCTCATCGTGATGTACCTGCGCGAAAAGCGCCCGACAGACGACGCTACGCTCGATAGCCTGACCGTGAAGGAATTGAACATTCTTTACGCCGCCTTCTCCAAGGCCAGCAAAGAAGAACCCGGCCTCGAAGATGAAGCACGCGCCGCATTCACCAAGCTCGAACAGGGTGATGAATTCTACCGCAAGCTTTGGACCGCCTTCCGCGCCGCCACGCTCAAGGAACTCATGCGCATCTACGACATGATGGGCGTGGGCTTTGACCACTACACCGGCGAATCCTTCTTCGAAGACAAGATTCCGGCCATTCTCGACGAACTCCGCGAAAAGAACTTGATGGTCAAGAGCCAGGATTTGGACGTGGTGATGCTCGACGAATTCGACCTGAACCCTTGCCTGATTCGCAAGAGCGATGGTTCTACTTTGTACGCTACCCGCGACTTGGCCGCCGCTTGCTACCGCAAGAAGGAATACAACTTCGACAAGTGCCTTTATGTGGTGGACCTCGGACAGGCTCTCCATTTCAAGCAGGTGTTCCATGTGCTCAAGAAGATGGGCCGCGAATGGTACAAGGACATGTACCACATTCCGTTCGGCGTGATCCTGCAGCTGGTCGACGGCAAGTGGGAAAAGGGCAAGACCCGTACGGGTACCGCAAGCCTGCTTCGCGACGTGATTGAAGCTGCCCAGAAGAAGATTCTCGAATTCATCGACGCGAAGAATCCGGAGCTCGAAAACAAGGAACTTATCGCTCGCCAGATCGGTATTTCCGCCCTCACCTTCAACGACCTCAAGAACAGCCGCTTGAAGGATGTGCGTTTCGATTGGGATGCAGTGATGAGCTTCGAAGGCGATACCGGTCCGTATGTGCAGAACGCCCACGTGCGTCTTTGCAGCATTATGCGCAAGGCCGGTTACACGGTGAACATTGCCGATGTGGACATGGCCCAGCTCGGCGACGATGCTGCCTACAGCCTCATCAACATCCTGTCGAAGAAGGGCAAGAAGATTCTGGACGCCGTCGCCGGTGATGAACCGAGCGTTCTCGCCCAGTATGCTTTGGAAATCGCAGAAGCCGCACACAAGTTCATCCACGAAGACCGCGTGCTCGGTTCTGCCGAAGAAAAGTCCCGCCTGTTCTTGGTTCAGGCAACACAGATCGTGCTCGAAAACGTGCTCGACCTGCTCGGACTCTTCCCGATTCGCCAGATGTAA
- a CDS encoding fibrobacter succinogenes major paralogous domain-containing protein, with translation MSRKFSFKSMFAVVFGMAVVQAFAVPQKSWDAIYNAEGEGDYSAAKIEGKIRFGKYTHYKEVQPVSFKVNDSLFAFSVAGNMTVASDKIEKEHFYEKCNETMEAWISFFNTPRDFGGENLIINIAGVDLACGDELFAVGDLRIKFTNPKAQEAWANTLEGREKYKREKVVEYRRAEQEHRSSLRDVSGMVKDPRDGQVYRTIKVEGREWFAQNVNYNVEGHSWCYEDKENYCARGGRLYDLEGARKACPEGWHLPRDREWMDLLVGLTHCYDGVDKCEKFANKMKATTGWQGGGGTDEYGFSIFSSGYRKMVGKSIVRYEDMGEYAGFWSAQNGRNETIWIWAMGRMSDQMVRQLVPSKTNAYSVRCINGN, from the coding sequence ATGAGTCGTAAATTCTCTTTCAAGTCTATGTTTGCTGTCGTATTCGGTATGGCGGTTGTTCAGGCATTTGCTGTTCCTCAGAAGTCTTGGGACGCTATCTACAATGCCGAAGGCGAAGGTGATTATTCTGCCGCCAAGATCGAAGGCAAAATCCGTTTCGGTAAGTACACTCACTATAAAGAAGTCCAGCCGGTTTCTTTCAAGGTGAATGATAGTTTGTTCGCTTTCTCGGTGGCCGGTAACATGACTGTTGCTTCCGACAAGATCGAAAAGGAACATTTCTACGAAAAGTGTAACGAAACCATGGAAGCATGGATTTCGTTCTTTAATACTCCGCGCGATTTCGGTGGTGAAAACCTGATTATCAACATTGCTGGCGTGGACCTCGCTTGTGGCGATGAACTTTTTGCTGTGGGCGATTTGCGCATCAAGTTCACGAACCCCAAGGCTCAGGAAGCTTGGGCAAACACTTTGGAAGGCCGCGAAAAGTACAAGCGTGAAAAGGTGGTAGAATACCGCCGCGCCGAACAGGAACACCGCTCTTCTCTCCGCGACGTGTCTGGCATGGTTAAGGACCCGCGTGATGGCCAAGTGTACCGCACCATCAAGGTTGAAGGCCGTGAATGGTTCGCTCAGAACGTGAACTACAATGTGGAAGGTCACTCCTGGTGCTACGAAGACAAGGAAAACTACTGCGCTCGTGGTGGCCGTCTGTATGACTTGGAAGGCGCCCGCAAGGCATGCCCCGAAGGCTGGCACTTGCCGCGTGACCGCGAATGGATGGACTTGCTCGTTGGCCTGACTCACTGCTACGATGGCGTGGACAAGTGCGAAAAGTTTGCTAACAAGATGAAGGCTACCACTGGCTGGCAGGGCGGTGGCGGTACCGACGAATACGGCTTCTCTATCTTCTCTTCGGGCTACCGCAAGATGGTGGGTAAGTCTATCGTCCGTTACGAAGATATGGGTGAATACGCTGGTTTCTGGTCTGCACAGAACGGTCGTAACGAAACCATTTGGATTTGGGCCATGGGCCGTATGAGTGACCAGATGGTCCGCCAGCTCGTGCCGAGCAAGACCAACGCCTACTCCGTCCGTTGCATCAACGGTAACTAA
- the purU gene encoding formyltetrahydrofolate deformylase: protein MAITRYILQIHCPDQKGLIAGTTQVLAKAGANIVDLQQHTAKDIETFFLRAVFEAESENIEEVRKHLETLEGHLHLNWKLFDTTKIERVAIFVSKTDHCLYDLLLKHRDGDLPCEFSCIVGNHPDLGPVGGTFGVPFYYVPSNPDKSIPENRFREIIAETKTDTVVLARYMQILSEAFTEEFKYRIINIHHGFLPAFKGAKPYHQAWHKGVKIIGATAHFATEDLDQGPIICQDIQRVPETASIDELVELGKDIEKRTLSAALKLWLEHRVFVYAGRTFIL, encoded by the coding sequence ATGGCTATTACACGTTACATTTTGCAGATTCATTGCCCTGACCAAAAGGGACTTATTGCCGGAACTACCCAGGTACTCGCCAAGGCGGGCGCCAACATTGTTGATTTACAGCAACATACGGCAAAAGATATCGAAACTTTCTTTTTACGTGCCGTTTTTGAAGCGGAATCCGAAAATATCGAAGAAGTCCGCAAACATCTGGAAACCTTGGAAGGTCACCTCCACCTGAACTGGAAGTTGTTCGACACCACCAAAATTGAACGCGTAGCCATCTTCGTTTCGAAGACGGACCACTGCCTTTATGACCTTTTGCTCAAACACCGCGATGGAGACCTCCCCTGCGAGTTCAGTTGCATTGTGGGTAACCACCCCGACCTGGGCCCTGTAGGCGGAACCTTCGGCGTGCCGTTCTACTATGTGCCGTCGAACCCGGACAAGAGCATTCCCGAAAATCGTTTCCGCGAAATTATTGCCGAAACCAAGACCGATACTGTGGTACTCGCTCGTTACATGCAGATCTTGAGCGAAGCCTTTACCGAAGAATTCAAGTACCGCATTATCAACATCCACCACGGATTCTTGCCGGCATTCAAGGGAGCAAAGCCCTACCACCAGGCCTGGCACAAGGGTGTGAAGATTATCGGTGCAACCGCTCACTTTGCCACCGAAGACCTGGACCAAGGCCCGATTATTTGTCAGGATATCCAGCGCGTGCCTGAAACCGCCAGCATCGACGAACTCGTGGAACTGGGCAAGGATATCGAAAAGCGCACGCTGTCTGCCGCCCTCAAGCTTTGGCTCGAACACCGCGTATTCGTTTACGCCGGCCGCACCTTTATTCTCTAG
- the pyrE gene encoding orotate phosphoribosyltransferase, producing the protein MNNKDQFVHFLVEAGALKFGDFVTKSGRNTPYFINTGEFRTGRTLSKLAEFYAAAFMKHFDGKAQNLYGPAYKGIPLCAATAMKLSDVYSQDLTFTYNRKEAKDHGEGGMLVGYKYAEKTNVVIIEDVITAGTSVNETMQALSKIENANVIGLLISVDRKEKLDNGKSALQTVQDEYGIEAHSIVNINDIIAFLESEENRKKINAPEGILDKVYAYREKWGAP; encoded by the coding sequence ATGAATAATAAAGACCAATTTGTTCATTTTCTCGTAGAAGCCGGCGCACTCAAGTTCGGTGATTTCGTGACCAAGAGCGGCCGCAATACGCCGTACTTCATTAACACCGGAGAGTTCCGTACCGGCCGCACGCTTTCCAAGCTTGCCGAATTCTACGCCGCCGCATTCATGAAGCATTTCGACGGCAAGGCCCAAAACCTTTATGGACCGGCCTACAAGGGCATTCCGCTGTGCGCAGCCACGGCCATGAAGCTTTCTGACGTGTACAGCCAAGACCTCACCTTTACCTACAACCGCAAAGAAGCGAAGGACCACGGTGAAGGCGGCATGCTCGTCGGTTACAAGTACGCCGAAAAGACGAACGTCGTGATTATCGAAGACGTGATTACCGCAGGCACCAGCGTGAACGAAACGATGCAGGCTCTTTCGAAGATTGAGAATGCAAACGTTATCGGTCTCTTGATTTCGGTGGACCGCAAGGAAAAGCTCGATAACGGCAAGTCCGCGCTCCAGACCGTGCAAGACGAATACGGCATCGAAGCTCACTCCATCGTGAACATCAACGACATTATCGCCTTCCTCGAAAGCGAAGAAAATCGCAAGAAGATCAACGCTCCCGAAGGAATCCTCGACAAGGTGTACGCTTACCGCGAAAAGTGGGGCGCACCGTAA
- a CDS encoding DEAD/DEAH box helicase, whose translation MSEEVKEEKKEEKVNPFLTPVKIIEPEHKLPDYTFDMLPEEQKAVLAQHGWTDLMPVQRKTIPYMLAARDMLVQSKTGSGKTGAYVLPLLQVIVRDHIFPQALILVPTRELCLQVQDEIEKLSAGTGIRSVAIFGGVSYEPQLKALKNGVHIIVATPGRLMDHVQRGNVDFLDIRDLILDEADEMLSMGFYPDMQKIRKYLPKQIACTMFSATIPQTVKSLAREFQRPSAEFLSLSYDKVIANNLEHRWYPCDVMDKDSMTIKVLEYYNPESCMIFCNKKSDVSYLEQVLSGYGFNVGALSGDVAQNMREKTLNAFRDKKLRILICTDVAARGIDVDHVTHVIVYDHPDDHEVYVHRSGRTARAGRSGLCISLITPVEEIDMKQTAADFGINFIKMEVPTNEEISKKVSERVRAKLEQEKNHFGGQKARERISRVIPLVKELANGTEEDQMLLAYLVDRYAWKK comes from the coding sequence ATGAGTGAAGAAGTAAAAGAAGAAAAGAAAGAAGAAAAAGTAAATCCGTTTCTGACTCCCGTTAAGATTATCGAGCCCGAACACAAGCTCCCCGACTATACTTTTGACATGTTGCCCGAAGAACAGAAGGCTGTTCTCGCTCAGCACGGCTGGACCGACCTGATGCCGGTACAACGCAAGACGATTCCTTACATGCTCGCCGCCCGCGATATGCTGGTGCAGTCCAAGACCGGTTCGGGAAAGACCGGCGCCTACGTTCTCCCGCTTTTGCAGGTGATTGTTCGCGACCATATTTTCCCGCAGGCTTTGATTCTCGTGCCGACACGTGAACTCTGCTTGCAGGTTCAAGACGAAATCGAAAAACTTTCTGCCGGCACGGGCATTCGCTCCGTCGCCATTTTCGGCGGTGTGAGTTATGAACCGCAGCTGAAGGCCCTCAAGAACGGCGTGCATATCATTGTGGCAACTCCGGGTCGCCTGATGGACCATGTGCAGCGCGGCAATGTGGACTTCTTGGACATCCGCGACTTGATTCTGGACGAAGCCGACGAAATGCTTTCGATGGGTTTCTATCCCGACATGCAAAAGATTCGCAAGTACCTGCCCAAGCAGATTGCCTGCACCATGTTCAGCGCCACCATTCCGCAGACCGTGAAGAGCCTCGCCCGCGAATTCCAGCGTCCGAGCGCCGAATTTCTGTCGCTCAGCTACGACAAGGTGATCGCAAACAACCTGGAACACCGCTGGTATCCCTGCGACGTAATGGACAAGGATTCCATGACCATCAAGGTGCTGGAATACTACAATCCTGAAAGCTGCATGATTTTCTGCAACAAAAAGAGCGACGTGAGCTACCTGGAACAGGTGCTTTCGGGCTACGGCTTCAACGTAGGCGCTCTGAGTGGCGATGTCGCCCAGAACATGCGCGAAAAGACCTTGAACGCTTTCCGCGACAAGAAACTCCGCATTCTCATTTGTACGGACGTGGCAGCCCGCGGTATTGACGTGGACCACGTGACACACGTGATTGTGTACGACCACCCCGATGACCACGAAGTGTATGTGCACCGTAGCGGACGTACCGCCCGTGCGGGCCGCAGCGGACTTTGCATTTCGCTGATTACGCCGGTCGAAGAAATCGACATGAAGCAGACCGCCGCCGACTTCGGCATCAACTTCATCAAGATGGAAGTTCCGACAAACGAAGAAATTTCAAAGAAGGTGAGCGAACGCGTGCGCGCCAAGCTCGAACAAGAAAAGAACCACTTTGGCGGACAGAAAGCCCGCGAACGCATCAGCCGCGTAATCCCGCTGGTGAAGGAACTCGCAAACGGCACCGAAGAAGACCAGATGCTTCTCGCCTACCTCGTTGACCGCTACGCATGGAAAAAATAG
- the map gene encoding type I methionyl aminopeptidase yields MAKIKIKSAKEIELIRDAGALAAETLIRAGEMCKPGVSTLEIDEFIGDYTRKNKGISACMGYHGYPRYACISINEVVCHGIPSANTILKDGDIVNIDITTILSGYHGDTSAMFCVGRVSNLAQELVDTAKFCMEEGIRAAGEQGARYYDIGNAIQDIADEHGFSVVEDYCGHGIGRGFHEEPTLYHFRNNVLKQFIEVGNVFTIEPMINVGRPGTKTLSDGWTAVTRDGSLSAQWEHTVARTKNGIEILTLPR; encoded by the coding sequence ATGGCTAAAATCAAAATCAAATCCGCAAAAGAAATCGAACTGATCCGCGACGCAGGCGCCCTCGCCGCAGAAACTCTCATTCGCGCAGGCGAAATGTGCAAACCGGGCGTATCCACTCTGGAAATCGATGAATTCATCGGCGACTATACCCGCAAGAACAAGGGTATTTCGGCCTGCATGGGTTACCACGGTTATCCGCGCTACGCTTGCATCAGCATTAACGAAGTCGTGTGCCACGGCATTCCGAGTGCAAACACCATCCTGAAAGACGGCGATATCGTGAACATCGATATCACCACGATTCTTTCGGGCTATCATGGTGATACCTCGGCCATGTTCTGCGTGGGCCGCGTGAGCAACCTCGCCCAGGAACTCGTGGACACCGCCAAATTCTGCATGGAAGAAGGCATCCGAGCCGCCGGCGAACAAGGTGCTCGCTACTACGACATCGGTAACGCCATCCAAGACATTGCCGACGAACATGGTTTCAGCGTAGTCGAAGATTATTGCGGTCACGGAATCGGTCGCGGTTTCCACGAAGAACCGACCCTGTACCACTTCCGCAACAATGTGCTCAAGCAGTTCATTGAAGTCGGCAACGTGTTCACCATCGAACCCATGATCAACGTGGGTCGTCCGGGCACCAAGACGCTCTCCGACGGTTGGACGGCGGTAACCCGCGATGGTTCGCTTTCTGCCCAGTGGGAACACACTGTGGCCCGCACCAAGAACGGCATCGAAATCCTGACGCTCCCCCGCTAA